GGATCGTTCGGCTTTACTGGCCCGCTGACTTAGTACCTGCTGCAAATCTTGTATCCGGTCAATTTCCCGCGCCGAGTTTTCCAATACATCCCGGTATTGATTATAGAGTGAACCATGATCGGGTGCATCCAATACATCCAGTTCCACAGGCAAGTCTGCACGTTTACCATTCCGGTCCACGACAAACAACGTAAACTTCAGGGTCTGCTTTTTGACCGCCGCATCCGATGAAATAAACGTAAAAGGAGGCGTCCACGAAAAGGTATATACATTCCCTTCTTGGCTCAACTGATAACCCTCTGGTGGATTTCCTTCTATGCCCATAGGGGCTAAGTCATCCAAGCCGTCTGGATCATAAACCTGTGCACGCAATAGAAAAGGCTCCGCCTCCCGGACCTCACGTTTTCCGGAGAGTTGGGTGATGGCGGGCGGCAAACCAGCATCGTATTTAGACAACGTAAGCGTCTGAACGATTTCTGCCTCGCCATCGGTCAGTTTAAAAGAAATACTGATAGGTAAGCGGTCGTATTGGGTGGGGGTTGCCGTCCATTGAAACACACCTCGGTTAGAAAGGGAAGCCCCAGAAGGCATAGGACCCGACTGTTCGAAGCGCAACAGGTCGTTGTCTTCGTCGGTTGCGTTTAGCTCATGCGTAATCCGTACATTGGGCAGAATGGTCACATAAAGAGACGTGGGATCGATCTTAGGACTACGGTTTACCTGTCGCACATTTAGCAGCACTTTCTTGGAAATAGCCACCCCTTCTGCATCCCGAACAGAGAAAAACAACTCTATTGGCCTGATGCGGTTTTGCGTGGTAGCCACGTCGAAGCCCGGAGTCCACTTAAACAAATTATCAGTAAGTGAGCTACCAGCGGGGAAGGGCGAAGAAGACTCGAACAGGTATGGCTCGCGTCCTCCCGTAGCTTCCAATATCAAACGAACAGCTTCCCCTTCGTTTACCGTAAGCGGTTCTTGGGGCACCAGCAGATGAAGAGGCGCTTTCAACAAGGTATCGGGAAGCGCTCGAAAAAAAGGAAAAGCGTCTGCTTGGGCATATACGGGCAAAATAGTTGACCACCAAAGCCAAAGCATTAGGCATAAAGAACGAACTTTCATGCTAAACTTAGACCATTAAACAAAACAAGAAGTAACAACGATTCGGAAGTGGTGGTAGGGTATATACGTTATTTTAAAGTACGGATTTCACGATTAAATTTCAAGAACAGGCATTAGAGGCCTACCAACGCCATAAAACACCGATGGAAATATGAGGAAACAATTGGGTACGCCCCTTCCGCGCTGCATGAAGTACTTCCGGAATATCCGGTAGGGTCTGGTGGAATTGTTGACGGATGTTCTGATATTGGAGCCAACCTTCTGCGTGAAGAGAAGAACCTTTGCCAAGTGGAAAGACCACCGCCGTCGTAGGCCCTAATTGTCGGATAACTTCCCATCCTGCTCCCGATAGGGCTTTGCGAATGGGCTTACCATCAGCCCCTAAGGTGGGTTCTCCATTTCCGTCCCATTGGTCATAGTATAGCGTGAGGTTTTGGTTATAATCTTGCCGGAGGAAGAGCCGGACACCCACTTCAGCCGTCCAAGTGGTTCCAACACGATAACGTGCCCATCCGCTATATGTTTGCACGGTATCAAACGGAATTTCGGCAAAAGCGGCCCATAGCAGTCGTCCCAACCTCAAATCACTAAAATCAGATGCCAGACTCAGCCGGCTTTCGTCTGACCAACGGTGTTCGATGGTTGTATCAAAGCGCAATTCGCGGGCAGATTGGTCATTTTTGAGTCGTCCGGCCAATTCAAAATCATCAACAGTATAAGTAGCCCGCACCTCTGGAGAGAAGGTAATACGGGTTTGATCGGCGGGCAGCCAGCGGATAGTCGGCCGCCAGCGCAAGGAATGCTGGATATTGTTTTCTATGGAGCGGTCCGCTTTCAGATAAACCGTATGGTAGTAGGTGCCTAAAACCTGAAACTGTGCCATCAGAGACGGGGCCACTTGCCAAACAAGACGAAGTTCGCCATTATGGAACACTTCATCGCGGTCGTCAGGATTGGTTTCTGGGGTGTCGTGTCTCAAAATACTGGAAGCACCGTTGGCCTGAAGTTGTAAGCGCGATGTCACAGGTAAGTGAATTTGGGTATTCAGCGCAAAGGTTCCCCGCTCAAAATTGGTTTTGCGAAGTTGCTCTCCCCACGATGCCGGCAGATTAAACCCGACGGCCAAACGCCTTGCCTCTGCCTCAGCACCCCACTGAGCGGCCAAACGAAGCCGGACATTTCGTTGATGATAGGCCACACCAACTTCCCCATTCAGGCGTTGACGATTCAGGTTGGTATTGGGCGAAAGGGCCTCTTCCGGATGCTGTATGATGCGAATCCGGCGGTTATTCGCGGCAAAATCCGCCGAACCTATAAATGCAAGATGTTTTGAGATGGGTGTTTGAAAATTCAACCCGGCTTCCAATGTGTCACTCAAGATGGCCTCTATCATTTCCCCTCGCACATCGGGTGTTTGCTGTTGAAAAACCGCTTCTTGATAGGTATCTCGTCTCAGTGTAGCAAATTTCGCACGGACCTGAAAGGCTTGTGCTCCTTTTTGACGGCTAAAACCTGTACGAACCGATATTCCATGGTTTTGTCTGGGCTGGATTTTTTGGTAATCTGCCTCTCCCGAAACGTTCAGTGTACTTCCTTCTTCCAAAACTGGCACTGCCTCGAAGCGGAACCCAAGTGCAGGCCCACTATCCAGTCGCAATATCGGAATTCCTTGTAGATCCGGAATCCCCTGTCTTCGGTCCCAAGCAAAACCCATCAGGGGAAGTACCCGCCAAGTCGCATTTTTCTGATATTGAACGCCCGCCAACACCTCTTGAGACCAAACATTATTCTGACTAAATAAAGCGGTACGGTTAAGAAGTACCGTTTCTACATATGGACTTAGGCTGCGATTCAATTGAAAAAAAGTCAGGTTTTCATCGCGCCAAGCGGTGGTATTTCCCAAAACCAGGGCCTCTGAAGCAAAGCGATTACGCAACAAAAAGTATCCTTTGGGAAAAGCCTGACGAAGATTTACGTCGGCCTGCCATCTGTATCGGTTGGTCGCATGTTCAAACCGAGTCTCAACTTGGGCGTTCGTCACCAAAAGGGAACACGACCATACTAAGCCCAACAAACGCAGGTACCGCTTCATAATCAGGGCAGGGGTTGTTTTTTGGAAGACCTCCGCAAAAACCTCCACAATGTCACGCCCGCCAATGCCCCCAGCCCGTCCGCCAATGCATCTGCCCACTCAAATGCCCGCTTAGAGGGAATCAGATAAGGCAACCAATATTCTTGATGTACTTCGATCAACAGGCCAAAAGCAAACCCAAGCCCCACCACAATCATTGGTTGGATGGTAGATGATTCCAGCACCAAGAATGCCCAAACCATCAAAATAACAAAGTGTAGGAATTTATCTGCGGTAAAAATGGCCATGTCCGGTATGGCGCTACTCGGTACCGAACAACCCAGAATGATCAGAAAAGTCCAAAAAAATAAAAGTGCTTTTTTCAAGTAGTTGA
The genomic region above belongs to Bacteroidetes Order II. bacterium and contains:
- a CDS encoding VanZ family protein, whose protein sequence is MKKALLFFWTFLIILGCSVPSSAIPDMAIFTADKFLHFVILMVWAFLVLESSTIQPMIVVGLGFAFGLLIEVHQEYWLPYLIPSKRAFEWADALADGLGALAGVTLWRFLRRSSKKQPLP